In the genome of Bradyrhizobium sp. CIAT3101, one region contains:
- a CDS encoding thiamine pyrophosphate-binding protein → MTIRNTRTGGQILIDQLVAQGVDRVTCVPGESYLAALDALHDSPIDVVICRAEGGAAMMAEAYGKLTGRPGICFVTRGPGATNASHGVHIAMQDSTPMILFVGQVDTGMREREAFQELDYKAVFGTMAKWAIEIDRPDRIPELVARAFRVAMQGRPGPVVIALPENMLTETAAVADAMRIEPAVSWPAPSDLEQVGAMLASAKAPLVILGGSRWTDDATKSIARFAERFDLPVATSFRRASLIDADHSHYAGDLGIGPSPGLKARIDNADVILLIGGRMSEMPSSSYTLLDIPSPKQKLIHVHPGSEELGRIYQPALAIQATPAAFAAAVETLKPSGAVAWKGEAAKAHADYLAWTDKARELPGTFQYGQVMTWLRDRLPKDAIVCNGAGNYAGWIHRHHRFHSFAAQLAPTSGSMGYGVPAAVLAKRQFPDRVVVAFAGDGCFLMNGQEFATAVQYDAPLVVIVVDNSQYGTIRMHQERDYPGRVVGTQLKNPDFAMYAKAFGGHGERVERTEEFAPAFERALASGKPSILHCIIDPRAISVGKDFTPAAKA, encoded by the coding sequence ATGACCATCAGAAACACCCGCACCGGGGGCCAGATCCTGATTGATCAGCTGGTCGCCCAGGGCGTCGATCGCGTCACCTGCGTGCCCGGCGAGAGCTATCTCGCCGCGCTCGACGCGCTGCATGACAGTCCGATCGACGTCGTGATCTGCCGCGCCGAAGGCGGTGCTGCGATGATGGCGGAAGCCTATGGCAAGCTCACGGGACGTCCGGGCATCTGCTTCGTCACCCGCGGCCCCGGCGCGACCAATGCCAGCCACGGCGTTCACATCGCGATGCAGGATTCGACGCCGATGATCCTGTTCGTCGGCCAGGTCGACACCGGCATGCGCGAGCGCGAGGCGTTCCAGGAGCTCGACTACAAGGCGGTGTTCGGCACCATGGCGAAATGGGCGATCGAGATCGATCGCCCCGATCGCATTCCGGAGCTGGTCGCGCGCGCCTTCCGCGTCGCGATGCAGGGCCGCCCGGGTCCGGTCGTGATCGCGCTGCCGGAGAACATGCTGACCGAGACCGCCGCCGTCGCCGACGCCATGCGCATCGAGCCCGCGGTGAGCTGGCCGGCGCCATCAGATCTCGAGCAGGTCGGTGCGATGCTCGCGAGCGCCAAGGCGCCGCTGGTGATCCTCGGCGGCTCGCGCTGGACCGATGACGCCACCAAGAGCATAGCACGCTTTGCTGAGCGCTTCGACCTCCCGGTCGCGACCTCGTTTCGCCGTGCGTCGCTGATCGACGCCGATCATTCGCATTATGCCGGCGACCTCGGCATCGGGCCGAGCCCGGGCCTGAAGGCACGCATCGATAACGCCGACGTCATTCTGCTGATCGGCGGCCGCATGTCGGAGATGCCGTCCTCGTCCTACACGCTACTCGACATCCCCTCGCCGAAGCAGAAGCTGATCCACGTGCATCCGGGCTCCGAAGAGCTCGGCCGCATCTATCAGCCGGCGCTGGCAATCCAGGCGACGCCAGCCGCGTTCGCCGCCGCCGTCGAAACGCTGAAGCCCTCGGGCGCGGTGGCCTGGAAGGGCGAGGCCGCCAAGGCGCATGCCGATTACCTCGCCTGGACCGACAAGGCGCGCGAGCTGCCGGGTACGTTCCAGTACGGCCAGGTCATGACCTGGCTGCGCGACCGCCTGCCGAAGGATGCGATCGTCTGCAACGGCGCCGGCAATTATGCCGGCTGGATCCATCGCCATCATCGCTTCCACAGCTTTGCCGCGCAGCTCGCGCCGACCTCGGGCTCGATGGGCTATGGCGTGCCGGCGGCGGTTCTCGCAAAGCGGCAGTTTCCGGATCGCGTCGTCGTCGCCTTTGCCGGCGACGGCTGCTTCCTGATGAACGGCCAGGAATTCGCGACCGCCGTGCAGTATGACGCGCCGCTCGTCGTCATCGTCGTCGACAATTCGCAATACGGCACCATCCGCATGCACCAGGAGCGCGACTATCCCGGCCGCGTCGTCGGCACCCAGCTCAAGAACCCCGACTTCGCGATGTACGCCAAGGCGTTCGGCGGCCACGGCGAGCGGGTCGAGCGCACCGAAGAGTTCGCGCCGGCGTTCGAGCGTGCGCTGGCCTCGGGCAAGCCGTCGATCCTCCATTGCATCATCGATCCGCGCGCGATCTCGGTCGGCAAGGATTTCACGCCGGCAGCGAAGGCGTAA
- a CDS encoding FAD-binding oxidoreductase, translating into MSPGRHVAIIGAGAVGVISAIEALREGHRVTLIDAGEPGGEQAASYGNAGWLSSHSVIPPAEPGIWKKVPGYLLDPLGPLAIRWSYLPKALPWLIKYLLSGWTEARVEKTAFALRDLLKDAPLLHRKLAEEAGVPELVERNGVMHVFPSRGNFDNDLGWRLRKKVGVAWMELNADEMRQREPDLHPRYTFGVVVEEAGRCRDPGAYVAALAQHALANGAKLVRAKATGLKLSGNKFVAVLTETGEIACDAAVVAAGAHSKRLTASVGDPLPLETERGYHVMIEHPESGPRSSMMASDAKMVVNWTDKGLRAAGTVEIAGLEAAPNWKRAEILRNNLLSMFPKLPRDIPASRIRTWFGHRPSMPDGIPCIGYARASRDIVYAFGHGHIGLVGSARTGRLVAQLLSGKQPEIPLAPFAPTRFL; encoded by the coding sequence ATGTCGCCAGGCCGCCACGTCGCCATCATCGGAGCCGGCGCGGTCGGCGTGATCAGCGCCATCGAGGCGCTGCGCGAGGGTCATCGCGTCACGCTGATCGACGCGGGCGAGCCCGGTGGCGAACAGGCGGCAAGCTATGGCAATGCCGGCTGGCTCTCCTCGCATTCGGTGATCCCGCCGGCCGAGCCGGGCATCTGGAAAAAGGTGCCGGGCTATCTCCTGGATCCGCTCGGCCCGCTCGCGATCCGCTGGTCGTATCTGCCGAAGGCGCTGCCCTGGCTGATCAAATATCTGCTCTCGGGCTGGACCGAGGCGCGCGTCGAGAAGACCGCCTTTGCGCTGCGTGATCTCCTGAAGGACGCGCCGCTCTTGCACCGGAAGCTTGCGGAAGAGGCCGGCGTGCCTGAACTCGTCGAGCGCAACGGCGTGATGCACGTGTTCCCGTCGCGCGGCAATTTCGACAACGATCTCGGCTGGCGCCTACGCAAGAAGGTCGGCGTCGCATGGATGGAGCTGAACGCCGACGAGATGCGTCAACGCGAACCGGATCTGCATCCGCGCTACACTTTTGGCGTGGTGGTGGAAGAGGCCGGCCGCTGCCGCGATCCCGGCGCTTATGTTGCGGCGCTGGCCCAGCATGCGCTGGCGAACGGCGCGAAACTCGTGCGCGCCAAGGCGACGGGCCTCAAGCTTTCCGGCAACAAGTTTGTCGCCGTCCTCACCGAGACCGGCGAGATCGCTTGCGATGCCGCGGTGGTTGCGGCCGGCGCGCATTCGAAACGGCTGACCGCTTCCGTTGGCGATCCCCTGCCGTTGGAAACCGAGCGCGGCTATCACGTCATGATCGAGCATCCGGAATCGGGGCCGCGCAGCTCGATGATGGCATCCGACGCAAAAATGGTGGTGAACTGGACCGACAAGGGTCTGCGCGCCGCCGGCACGGTCGAGATCGCCGGCCTCGAGGCCGCGCCAAACTGGAAGCGCGCCGAGATCCTGCGCAACAACCTTCTCAGCATGTTCCCCAAGCTGCCGAGAGATATCCCGGCTTCGCGCATAAGAACCTGGTTCGGGCATCGGCCGAGCATGCCCGACGGCATTCCCTGCATCGGTTACGCGCGCGCCTCGCGCGACATCGTCTATGCTTTCGGCCACGGCCATATCGGCCTGGTCGGCTCGGCCCGCACCGGCCGTCTCGTCGCGCAGCTCCTGAGCGGCAAGCAGCCCGAAATTCCGCTCGCACCATTCGCGCCCACCCGCTTCCTCTGA
- a CDS encoding aspartate/glutamate racemase family protein, with amino-acid sequence MTNAASSSSRIARGGKAIYGAPLGILMLEARFPRIPGDMGNGTTWPFPVLYRVVSGASPEKVVLKGAAGLLPDFIDAAKDLVRLGAEAITTNCGFLSLFQKEIAAAVGVPVATSSLMQVPWVQATLPPGKRVGLVTVSGSTLTPAHLEGAGVPLDTPLVGTEHGKEFFRVLIKAEKDDMDVAQAERDVVEAGKQLVAKNPDVGAIVLECTNMPPYAAALQAEVGLPVYDIYSMITWFHAGLRPRAFA; translated from the coding sequence ATGACCAACGCAGCCAGCTCGTCCTCCCGTATCGCCCGTGGCGGCAAGGCCATCTACGGCGCGCCGCTCGGCATCCTGATGCTGGAAGCACGCTTCCCCCGCATTCCCGGCGACATGGGCAACGGCACGACCTGGCCATTCCCCGTGCTCTATCGCGTGGTGAGCGGCGCTTCGCCGGAGAAGGTGGTGCTGAAGGGGGCCGCCGGCCTGTTGCCTGACTTCATCGACGCCGCCAAGGATCTGGTGCGGCTCGGCGCCGAAGCCATCACCACCAATTGCGGCTTCCTCTCGCTGTTCCAGAAGGAGATCGCAGCAGCCGTCGGCGTTCCCGTCGCGACCTCGTCGCTGATGCAGGTGCCGTGGGTGCAGGCGACCCTGCCGCCGGGCAAGCGCGTCGGTCTCGTCACGGTGTCAGGCTCGACCCTGACGCCGGCCCATCTCGAAGGCGCCGGCGTGCCGCTCGATACGCCGCTGGTCGGCACCGAGCACGGCAAGGAGTTTTTCCGCGTCCTGATCAAGGCCGAGAAGGACGACATGGACGTGGCGCAGGCCGAGCGTGATGTGGTCGAGGCCGGAAAGCAGCTGGTCGCCAAAAACCCCGATGTCGGCGCGATCGTGCTCGAATGCACCAATATGCCGCCCTACGCGGCCGCGTTGCAGGCCGAGGTCGGGTTGCCGGTCTACGACATCTATTCCATGATCACCTGGTTTCATGCTGGACTGCGGCCGCGCGCCTTCGCCTAA
- a CDS encoding GntR family transcriptional regulator — MSNVELASDSIVDRVYEQLKAMAVSYEFKPGERLNEGELAKRLGVSRTPLREALNRLNTEGFLRFTPGKGFFCRELDAHEIFDLYELRKSIEVASVRLAIKRAKDEDIDALLKFLEATGPDPGERSSVELVELDETFHERLMAMSNNAEMLRVLRNVNARIRFVRWIDMDSINRSNTQAEHRAVVEGLKARDEEACVSVLEKHIDRRLDRITSAIKEGYAQIYMPAAARSVAN; from the coding sequence ATGAGCAACGTGGAACTGGCTTCCGATAGTATCGTCGATCGCGTCTATGAACAGCTCAAGGCGATGGCCGTGAGCTATGAGTTCAAGCCGGGCGAACGGCTCAACGAGGGCGAGCTGGCCAAGCGCCTCGGCGTCAGCCGCACGCCGCTGCGCGAAGCGCTCAACCGTCTCAACACCGAAGGCTTCCTGCGCTTCACGCCGGGCAAGGGCTTCTTCTGCCGCGAGCTCGACGCGCACGAGATCTTCGATCTCTACGAGCTGCGCAAGTCGATCGAGGTCGCCTCGGTCCGCCTCGCCATCAAGCGTGCCAAGGACGAGGACATCGACGCGCTCCTGAAATTCCTCGAAGCCACCGGCCCCGATCCCGGCGAGCGCTCGTCAGTGGAGCTGGTCGAGCTCGACGAGACCTTTCACGAGCGGCTGATGGCGATGTCGAACAACGCCGAGATGCTGCGCGTGCTCCGCAACGTCAACGCCCGCATCCGCTTCGTGCGTTGGATCGACATGGACAGCATCAACCGCTCCAACACCCAGGCCGAGCATCGCGCGGTCGTCGAAGGGTTGAAAGCGCGGGATGAAGAAGCCTGCGTTTCGGTGCTGGAAAAGCACATCGACCGTCGGCTTGATCGCATCACGTCGGCGATCAAGGAAGGCTACGCGCAGATTTATATGCCGGCTGCGGCGAGGTCTGTGGCGAACTAG
- a CDS encoding thiamine pyrophosphate-binding protein encodes MHSPKPNPETDWPSELYRVLKAADVRQMSYVPDAGHSQLIRMFSADSDVTTNVLTTEEEGIAIAAGAWLGGQRSVLLMQSSGVGNCINMLSLSAIGRFPLLMLVTMRGEWAEFNPWQVPMSRATQPSLEAIGLKVMRAETAEDLVETVESAASLAYESDQQIAVLIGQRLIGKKKW; translated from the coding sequence GTGCATAGCCCCAAGCCCAATCCTGAAACCGACTGGCCGTCCGAGCTTTATCGCGTCCTGAAGGCCGCCGACGTCAGGCAGATGTCGTATGTCCCCGACGCCGGTCACAGCCAGCTCATCCGCATGTTCTCGGCCGACAGCGACGTCACCACCAACGTGCTGACCACGGAAGAGGAAGGCATCGCCATTGCCGCGGGCGCCTGGCTCGGTGGCCAGCGCAGCGTGCTGCTGATGCAATCGAGCGGGGTCGGCAATTGCATCAACATGCTGTCGCTGTCGGCGATCGGCCGCTTTCCGCTGTTGATGCTGGTGACGATGCGCGGCGAATGGGCGGAGTTCAATCCCTGGCAGGTGCCGATGAGCCGGGCGACGCAGCCCTCGCTGGAGGCCATCGGGCTGAAGGTGATGCGGGCTGAGACAGCGGAGGATCTGGTCGAGACCGTCGAATCCGCGGCGTCGCTCGCCTACGAATCCGATCAGCAGATTGCAGTCCTGATCGGGCAGCGCCTGATCGGCAAGAAGAAGTGGTGA
- a CDS encoding thiamine pyrophosphate-dependent enzyme, which yields MTVPSELDRRAAVAALLKNRKDTLVVSGLGSPTYDLHSVGDHDANFYLWGAMGGAALIALGLAQAQPGKRVLALTGDGEQLMGIGGLATIGVARPRNLDIVVIDNQHFGETGMQASHTGRGVDLTAIAAACGFAATATVRTIEEVQGLAAQIAAPADGPRLFVIKVRAENPPRSLPSRDAVFIKNRFRAHLGFAAA from the coding sequence ATGACCGTTCCCTCCGAGCTCGATCGCCGCGCCGCCGTCGCGGCTCTTCTCAAGAACCGCAAGGACACGCTGGTCGTCTCCGGCCTTGGCTCTCCCACCTACGATTTGCATTCCGTCGGAGACCACGACGCCAATTTCTATCTCTGGGGCGCCATGGGCGGCGCTGCGCTGATCGCGCTTGGATTGGCGCAGGCCCAGCCGGGCAAGCGCGTCCTCGCGTTGACCGGTGACGGCGAGCAATTGATGGGCATCGGCGGTCTCGCCACCATCGGCGTCGCCCGTCCGCGCAACCTCGACATCGTCGTGATCGACAACCAGCATTTCGGCGAGACCGGCATGCAGGCGAGCCACACCGGCCGCGGTGTCGATCTCACCGCGATTGCCGCGGCCTGCGGCTTTGCTGCCACTGCGACGGTGCGGACGATCGAGGAGGTGCAAGGCCTCGCTGCGCAAATCGCCGCGCCGGCCGATGGTCCGCGGCTTTTTGTCATCAAGGTGAGGGCGGAAAATCCGCCGCGTTCGCTGCCGTCGCGCGATGCCGTCTTTATCAAGAACCGGTTCCGTGCTCATCTCGGCTTCGCGGCGGCTTGA
- a CDS encoding SDR family oxidoreductase, producing the protein MKLSGKVAAITGAARGIGKACAKRFLDDGVKVVISDVDADGLAATAAELGRPDALRTVVGNVAKRADVDQLVATAAKEFGRLDIMVNNAGVARNRDILEISEAEFDEIIGINLKGAFFGVQAAAKQMIAQGGGGVIINMSSVNALLAIPALATYAMSKGGMKQLTSVAAVALAPHNIRVVAVGPGTILTDMVASSIYTSEDARKTVMSRTPAGRGGEPSEVASVVAFLASDDASYITGQTIYPDGGRLILNYTVPVKDK; encoded by the coding sequence ATGAAACTATCCGGCAAGGTCGCCGCCATCACCGGCGCGGCACGTGGCATCGGCAAGGCCTGCGCAAAGCGGTTCCTCGATGACGGCGTGAAGGTCGTCATCTCGGACGTCGATGCCGATGGCCTGGCGGCAACGGCTGCCGAGCTCGGCCGGCCCGATGCTCTGCGCACCGTCGTCGGCAATGTCGCCAAGCGCGCCGACGTCGACCAGCTCGTCGCCACCGCCGCGAAGGAATTCGGCCGGCTCGACATCATGGTCAACAATGCCGGTGTCGCCCGCAACCGCGACATCCTGGAGATTTCCGAAGCCGAATTCGACGAGATCATCGGCATCAATCTGAAGGGCGCGTTCTTCGGCGTCCAGGCCGCGGCCAAGCAGATGATCGCGCAGGGCGGCGGTGGTGTCATCATCAACATGTCCTCGGTCAACGCGCTGCTGGCGATCCCCGCGCTTGCGACCTACGCGATGTCCAAGGGTGGCATGAAGCAGCTGACGTCGGTCGCGGCCGTCGCGCTCGCTCCGCACAACATCCGCGTCGTCGCGGTCGGCCCCGGCACGATCCTGACCGACATGGTGGCGTCCTCGATCTACACCTCCGAAGATGCCCGCAAGACCGTGATGTCGCGGACGCCTGCGGGGCGCGGTGGCGAGCCGAGCGAGGTCGCCTCCGTCGTGGCGTTCCTCGCCAGCGACGACGCGTCCTATATCACCGGACAGACCATCTATCCCGATGGCGGCCGGCTGATCCTGAACTACACGGTGCCGGTGAAGGACAAGTAG
- a CDS encoding IclR family transcriptional regulator — MKRESRGIQSIEVGGELLRALARSGEPMMLRDLAREAGMTPAKAHPYLASFSRIGLIEQDETTGRYEIGALALELGLISLRRLSGVRIAQPKIAALASQIGHAVSLAVWGTHGPTVVQLEEPGQPVHIVMRAGSVMALLETATGRAFAAFLPEKTINAALESGLDRHGVGYNPKRAVKGAKVTEMLTEVRKHGLARALGDPLPGVNAFSAPVFDHAGHVALVITAMGPEGTFDARWDSPIAHALRDCASHISKRLGHGMTIAAE, encoded by the coding sequence ATGAAGAGAGAAAGCCGCGGCATCCAGTCGATCGAGGTCGGCGGAGAATTGCTCCGCGCCCTCGCCAGGAGCGGCGAGCCGATGATGCTGCGCGATCTCGCGCGCGAGGCCGGCATGACGCCGGCCAAGGCGCATCCTTATCTCGCCAGCTTTTCGCGCATCGGCCTGATCGAGCAGGACGAGACCACCGGCCGCTACGAGATCGGCGCGCTCGCGCTGGAGCTCGGCCTGATCAGCCTGCGCCGCCTCTCCGGCGTCCGCATCGCCCAGCCGAAGATCGCCGCACTGGCGAGCCAGATCGGGCACGCCGTCTCGCTCGCGGTCTGGGGCACGCACGGCCCGACCGTGGTCCAGCTCGAAGAACCCGGCCAGCCCGTCCACATCGTGATGCGCGCCGGATCGGTGATGGCACTGCTGGAAACCGCGACGGGCCGCGCCTTCGCAGCCTTCCTGCCGGAGAAGACCATCAACGCCGCGCTCGAAAGCGGCCTCGACCGTCACGGCGTCGGCTACAATCCCAAGCGCGCCGTGAAAGGCGCCAAGGTCACCGAGATGCTGACCGAGGTCCGCAAGCACGGCCTCGCCCGCGCGCTCGGCGATCCCCTGCCCGGCGTGAATGCGTTCTCGGCGCCGGTGTTCGACCATGCCGGCCATGTCGCGCTGGTCATCACCGCGATGGGGCCGGAAGGCACGTTCGATGCGCGCTGGGACAGCCCGATCGCGCATGCACTGCGCGATTGCGCGAGCCACATTTCGAAGCGGCTCGGCCATGGCATGACGATCGCGGCGGAGTGA
- a CDS encoding FAD-dependent oxidoreductase has protein sequence MTGNERNASETYECDVLVAGSGASGMSAAITARYRGLDVLIVEKEPRFGGTTARSGGWLWIPGTSLAKAYGIAETPEQARTYLRHEAGNNFDAARVDAFLSAGPEAVDFFTTKTALRFDMPLVFPDYHAEAPGGTQGGRSMVTRPFDGRELGDQIKTLGMPLPELTVFGMMLGSGKEIIHFMRVTKSLTSAVYVAKRLSRHLMDVLRYGRGMTLTNGNALAGRLAKSAQDLKIPMWLSSPVRELTVENGAVTGAIVSREGREVRVRARAGVVLACGGFPHDVERRKKMFPHAPTGHEHFSPGPTGNTGDGLRLAESAGGHVEDRLPNAAAWVPVSLTTRKDGSKGVMPHFIDRAKPGVIAVMRDGKRFANEGNSYHDFVQAMIKAAKPGEEIAAYLVCDHPTLRKYGLGCVPPFPMPLGHHLATGYLMRGDTLEALAAKAGIDAKAFAETVKQFNATAPQGHDAAFGKGSKAYNRYQGDAMHGPNPCIAPIENGPYYAIKMVVGDLGTYAGIVTDENARALDAEGRVIPGLYAAGNDMASIMGGNYPGAGITLGPALTFGYIAGRHLADSAAKRDAA, from the coding sequence ATGACCGGCAACGAGCGCAACGCAAGCGAAACATACGAGTGCGATGTGCTCGTGGCCGGATCGGGTGCGTCCGGCATGTCGGCCGCGATCACCGCGCGCTATCGCGGCCTCGACGTGCTGATCGTCGAGAAGGAGCCGCGCTTCGGCGGCACCACCGCACGCTCCGGCGGCTGGCTCTGGATCCCCGGCACGTCGCTGGCGAAAGCCTACGGCATCGCGGAGACGCCGGAGCAAGCCCGCACATATCTGCGGCACGAGGCCGGCAACAATTTTGACGCCGCGCGCGTCGATGCATTCTTGAGCGCCGGCCCCGAAGCCGTCGATTTCTTCACCACCAAGACGGCGCTGCGCTTCGACATGCCGCTGGTGTTCCCGGACTACCATGCCGAAGCGCCCGGCGGCACGCAGGGCGGCCGCTCGATGGTGACGCGCCCGTTCGACGGCCGCGAGCTCGGCGATCAGATCAAGACGCTCGGCATGCCGCTGCCCGAGCTCACCGTGTTCGGCATGATGCTGGGCTCCGGCAAGGAGATCATCCATTTCATGCGCGTGACGAAGTCGCTGACCTCGGCGGTCTATGTCGCAAAGCGCCTGTCGCGGCACCTGATGGACGTGCTGCGCTACGGCCGCGGCATGACCTTGACCAATGGCAACGCGCTCGCCGGGCGTCTCGCCAAATCCGCGCAGGATCTGAAGATCCCGATGTGGCTGTCCTCGCCGGTCCGCGAGCTGACCGTCGAGAACGGCGCGGTGACGGGCGCGATCGTTTCGCGCGAGGGCCGCGAGGTCCGTGTCCGTGCGCGCGCGGGCGTCGTGCTCGCCTGCGGCGGCTTCCCGCATGATGTCGAGCGGCGGAAGAAGATGTTTCCCCACGCGCCGACCGGCCATGAGCACTTTTCGCCCGGCCCGACCGGCAACACCGGCGACGGCCTGCGTCTTGCGGAGAGCGCCGGCGGGCATGTCGAGGACCGCCTGCCGAATGCGGCGGCCTGGGTGCCGGTGTCGCTGACCACGCGCAAGGACGGCTCGAAGGGCGTGATGCCGCACTTCATCGACCGCGCCAAGCCCGGCGTGATCGCGGTGATGCGCGACGGCAAGCGCTTTGCCAATGAAGGCAATTCCTATCACGACTTCGTCCAGGCCATGATCAAGGCCGCAAAGCCCGGCGAAGAGATCGCGGCCTATCTCGTCTGCGACCACCCGACGCTGCGCAAATACGGCCTCGGCTGCGTGCCGCCGTTCCCGATGCCGCTCGGTCATCACCTCGCGACCGGCTACCTCATGCGCGGCGACACGCTTGAAGCGCTGGCGGCGAAGGCCGGCATCGATGCGAAAGCGTTCGCCGAGACCGTCAAGCAGTTCAATGCGACCGCTCCGCAGGGGCATGACGCCGCATTCGGCAAGGGCTCAAAGGCCTATAACCGCTACCAGGGCGATGCCATGCACGGCCCCAACCCCTGCATCGCGCCGATCGAGAACGGTCCGTACTACGCCATCAAGATGGTGGTCGGCGATCTCGGCACCTATGCCGGCATTGTCACCGACGAGAACGCGCGTGCGCTCGACGCCGAGGGCCGGGTGATTCCCGGGCTCTATGCCGCCGGCAACGACATGGCGAGCATCATGGGCGGCAATTATCCCGGCGCCGGCATCACGCTTGGGCCGGCGCTGACCTTCGGCTACATTGCCGGCCGTCATCTCGCCGACAGCGCCGCCAAGCGCGACGCGGCGTAA
- a CDS encoding ABC transporter substrate-binding protein, which yields MRGLLACTMLAAMTSAAMTTIASAQVSDDVVRIGVLTDLSSWGRDNSGPGSVEAAKMAVEEFGPTVLGKPIEIISADHQMKTDVGVNIVRGWFDNGKVDAVVDIPNSGIAIAVHNMVRERNKIALLSGPGASSLTDELCSPNTVHFTYDTYALSKVTASAVIKEGGKSWYFITADYAFGQQLEKDATRFINEMGGKVLGGVKHPTNTADFSSFALQAQSSKADVVAFANAGQDTDNAIKQSGEFGLVQGGQKLVGLLMFDTDVHAIGLKSAQGTYMTTASYWNMDEATRAWSKKFFARTNVMPTMIQTGVYGSVLHYLKGIKAAGTDDPAKVMAKMRELPIEDTFVHGGKLREDGRVIRDMYLAKVKSPEQSKEPWDYLEIIKTVKGEDAYRPVSESKCPLLKK from the coding sequence ATGAGAGGGCTTTTGGCCTGCACCATGCTCGCGGCCATGACGTCTGCCGCCATGACCACTATTGCGAGCGCGCAAGTCTCCGACGACGTGGTGCGGATCGGCGTGCTGACGGATCTCTCCAGCTGGGGCCGCGACAATTCCGGACCCGGATCGGTCGAGGCCGCCAAGATGGCGGTGGAGGAGTTCGGGCCGACCGTGCTCGGCAAGCCGATCGAGATCATCAGCGCCGACCACCAGATGAAGACCGACGTCGGCGTCAATATCGTGCGCGGCTGGTTCGACAACGGCAAGGTCGATGCGGTCGTCGACATTCCCAATTCCGGCATCGCGATCGCCGTGCACAACATGGTGCGCGAGCGCAACAAGATCGCGCTGCTGTCCGGCCCCGGCGCGAGCTCGCTCACCGACGAGCTGTGCAGCCCGAACACCGTGCACTTCACCTACGACACCTATGCGCTGTCGAAGGTGACCGCCTCCGCCGTGATCAAGGAAGGCGGCAAGTCCTGGTACTTCATCACCGCCGACTACGCCTTCGGCCAGCAGCTCGAGAAGGACGCCACGCGCTTCATCAACGAGATGGGCGGCAAGGTGCTTGGCGGCGTCAAACATCCGACCAACACGGCGGACTTCTCCTCCTTCGCGCTGCAGGCGCAGAGCTCCAAGGCCGACGTCGTCGCCTTCGCCAATGCCGGCCAGGACACCGACAACGCCATCAAGCAGTCCGGCGAGTTCGGCCTGGTCCAGGGCGGCCAGAAGCTGGTCGGCCTCCTGATGTTCGACACCGACGTGCACGCGATCGGGCTGAAGTCCGCGCAAGGCACCTACATGACGACGGCGTCGTACTGGAACATGGATGAGGCGACGCGGGCCTGGTCGAAAAAGTTCTTCGCCCGCACCAACGTGATGCCGACCATGATCCAGACCGGCGTCTATGGCTCGGTCCTGCACTATCTCAAGGGCATCAAGGCCGCCGGCACCGACGATCCGGCCAAGGTGATGGCCAAGATGCGCGAGCTGCCGATCGAGGACACCTTCGTCCATGGTGGCAAGTTGCGCGAAGACGGCCGCGTCATCCGCGACATGTATCTGGCGAAGGTGAAGTCGCCCGAGCAGTCCAAGGAGCCCTGGGACTATCTGGAGATCATCAAGACCGTGAAGGGCGAGGACGCCTATCGCCCGGTCTCCGAGTCCAAATGTCCGCTGCTGAAGAAGTGA